The region TTTCGGGGTAGcacctgagagtgtgtgagatgagGACCTGTGAGGGATTTTCCaagtgtgtttattattttgtgtaacCAAGGAGGAGGCGATAACCACATGTTTTAGATTTGTTTTGCTTCaacatcaaaataaatataattcattcattcattatctgtaaccacttatccagttcagggtcgcggggggtccagagccacatggaatcattgggcgcaaggcgggaatacaccctggagggggcaccagtccttcacagggcaacacagacacacacacctacgcacacgtttgagtcgccgatccacctaccaacgtgtgtttttggactgtgggaggaaaccggagcacccggaggaaacccacgcagacacagggagaacacaccaaactcctcacagacagtcacccggagcgggaatcaaacccacaacctccagggccctggagctgtgtgactgcgacactacctgctgcgccaccgtgccgcccaataaatataattttccttttaatttaatttcaataccAATTGACGGAATACACGTCTCCATCTCCAATATAATCCTAACTTTTGAtagtttcaaataaatattatttaatgctATTAAAATTCTTAACCATGATGCAGCTGGGAGTCAACTGTTCACCACCTCAAATATTTCACCTCCCACGCTCTGTTCCTCTCTCACAGGAATGCACAGGGTGGCCGGATGCTCCCCTCAGTGAAGGACAACAGCGGCAGCCATGGCTCCCCTCTGAGTGGGAAGCTGGAGGGCATCTTCTTCAGCTGCAACACAGAGTTCAACACAGGACAGCCTCCGCAGGACTCTCCATACGGCCGCTACCGTTTCCAGATCCCAGCAGAGGAGCTGTTTGGCCCGGACACGCGTGTGTACTTCGGTGATTTCTACTGCATGTACACGGCCTACCACTATGTGATACTTGTGCTGGCTCCGCGAGGCTCTACTGGTGATGTTTACTGCAGCGAGCGTCTGCCCGAGCTGGACGTGACCAACAACCGCTTCCTGACTCGAGTGTGCGGCCCAGACGGGCGAGTGGAGTTCCGGCATGCTCAGGACGTCATCCTGGAGCTCATCTACACAGAGCCGGTGGAGCTGGGGCAGGGCAGTGTGGCTCAGATCAGCGGCCATCAGCTCATGAGCCTCTCCACCATAAATGCAAAGAAGGATCCCAGCTGCAAGACCTGCAACATTAGCGTTGGACGCTAACAGAAGCGTGAGTTAGACTCTATCCGATCCTTATATCCGACACCTCAAGAACTTGAAAACTAGCATGGACTGATACATAGATTCCTCGTAAACAACTGTGTCCAATCATCACTTAACACCCCATGATGTGCAGCATTAGCACGGGACGCTAACCCCAGTGCTCATGTGTAAGATGGAGTGTGTTTGAACCTTAGATCAGACACATCAAGCGCTTGAATGTTAGCATGGTCAAAGATAtccatacacacattcataccaCAAACTAACCATCTGTGTCCAACATCCCAACAGCTTCAACATTAGCTTAGGATGTTAATGCAGAAGCTCAGGCTGCAGTGCATCAGACACCACAAGAACTCGAACCTGACACTAGCTAGCACTCATGCTGGACTCGTTAACCAACCTTCCTCACCTCAAAAATCACCTGGACACTCCGGGACACTAACAAGTCAAAAATCCAATGCAAACTCAAGCTGGACTGACTAACCAACTGTTCCTGGCCCTCAGCTCACACACCCCAAGAGGTGCAACATAAGCGTGAGAAGCTAACAACACATGGCTATTCATTAACATAAATAGCTGCCTAGCTTTTGGAATAAATATTGTTCTTGCAGAGTCAGTGTGGGATgctcattaaaaacaaaacaagtaaaATGACTAACAACCCCTAAAATTCAAACCAGCCATCTAATAGAGGCATCCTGCCTTTTTGTTTATCGTCCGCAACACACATTCATTGTTTAGATCTTATGACAAGACCCTCGAGCAAACCTGAATTTAATAAACTCAACAACTTTACTTAAATATTAAAGAATACTTAAATAACCAGCCTGGACTGTATTACGCCAATACTTCGTTTCCTAGCATGGTCCTACAAACATCTCGTGGATGAAGATGAGAACGAGGACCATTAATAAACCCTGACAGTGACACAATGCTGTCCATCCTTCAGTTACCACCACAACCCACAACCACAGCTAGCTACGCCTACCGGCTTCACTTCAGAATGCCAAACAGTGCTGAAGAACATTCACACTGTTGACGTGAGCATCTAAAGGAACTGAGTGCAGGGCGCCATGTCCTATGTTTGGTCCCTTTTTATCCCACATTTTCTGACTCAGTAGGCTGAATTATCTGGATGACTCCCTGCAGAGACAACTGCAGCAAACTCCCCAAAATCCTTATCTGCAGTGATGGGAAAGAAAGGAGGAAGTAGTAAtggaagaaaacaaagaaaagtgaCCATCCTTGACCACTCTGGGAGCTCTGTTTGCTCTTACACAAGCTTCTTACAGTCTTTTCAAAAGGAAGGAAAGatagaaagaaaaacaagacaCCACCACCTTGCTCAtcttttcatttcagaaaaacaaCACCACTTCTACAGCTGGTGTTGTCTACAAACAGACCACTTTTTTGTGCTTGCTCTTACATTTAAGGAGTTGCTTCCCATCTACTGaagataattacatttttttctgaatggAGAAACTACTATCAGCGAAGTTTGTCTCTCGTTTTCCAAGCACAGATTAAGccttaagtaaaaataaaaaggtttttCGGTGGAGAACCCAACTTTATAATTTATTCAAAGGTGAGGTTTAATCTTTCTTTGGAAAAATGTAAGACATTTCCAATTTTCCTTACGGCTAAACCACATCCCACAGACTTTTCCcctcagtgttttcactgacttTATGCTCTTGCACAgacacttgtttattttttacaatattaTCGCAGTTCTCCTTTAACCTGTTGTCACTGTTTCTGTTTAgttcttgtttttattacagttgCCATTTTACTTGATACAAATATTCAGTTCtattttcctgaaaatataGGATGCTTCTGCattggtgtatatgtgtgtgtgtgtgtgtgtgtgtgtgtgcgagagagaaaTTTAGTAGCAGCAGCGATTTCTTCTGCAtgttcaccaaaaaaaaaaaaaaattaaaaattgacGTATTTTCATTCAACGTTCGTAGACCCTGAAAGCTGTGCTACTGTATGCCAAAGGTATTGTGGTGAGAAACATTTACCTGAACTGTGCTTCACACACCTGAGGTGACTCAAGTCAGACCCTGTAAGGGGAGGTTTCTGGTGATGATATTTTAAAAGGGTCCTTATTCAATGCAACACAGGCATGAATCCCTGAGAAATTATATCCGTTTCTGAGTAAATCAACAGGATTTTCATCAAAAATGTGCAAAATCCAGTCTCTGCAGCCAAGCCTTAACTGtacatatgttttattattagtgTTGCACAGCTAGAATCTACGAAAATCAACTGTAAGTTTAGTCAGTGTTTTAAATTTCTATTCTCAAAAAAATGGCACTCCTTTATTCTAAGCCTAAAAATGCAGTCACCAAAATTCATTTGCCCAGTTTTCTCGTACCACTAATAACCTCCTTGTTTTCAAAGTGGTGTGAGTCACAAAGCTAAGTCAGTCTTGTagcttctaaaaaaaaaaaactaaagaagcagTCTCTGGCAACAAACTCTGTTTGGGTTGAGGGATTGAAattgtttaattacatttttcagcaaactactCTTTTAAGTCAACTATTACATACAGTGTTAACACAAGGGTCAGACAGACATGAGCATTTTAAGTTTGATACCAATATTAGGGGACAATTCTGAAAACAGCTTTATATCAGAATTCACTGCCCTTTTGGTTTCTGTTCATCActgctttttgttttatattttttatttgttgctgAATGTGAGTTTGGTTGcattgtgtgtgcttgtgtaatACTTACCATGATGGTACTTTGTGTTCATTAGCATAAGTTCAGTTGATATCACCTTCCAGCCAATACACATCTCTGGGACCTATTACTCTTACGTCActaaggaaaaaaatatatctatagcaacacaaacattcaaaagTAATCTTCGAGTGCTTCAGTTCCATTCCGATACTCAAGAACACAAGCGCAGAGAACGATTAGATAAATACCTGGACTCGGCCCAAAATAAGGGTGCATCGGTTCATGAAAACGAGAACGGCCAAAAAAATCATTCATGAATCTACTCGTTCTTCTCAAGTACATTTTCTAGAGAACACGGGTCCATTCATTGTGTTCTTGGTATTGAGAATCAGCCCAACAGTCTTCTTTAATAGCCTATTAAACATCAATATCCGTATTAATTTTGAAATTATGTAATATTGAAAATTGCAATATTTAGCTCATGCAAGATCATTAAACACCTGCTCTATGTTCTGATCAACCCCTAATAGTTACACTGAAGCAAAATTAGCAGCTTTGTCTGAGGGTCCTCCATTTTGTGGGGTGTTCCACCAAATGAAGCTTACATTTACACTTTAAACAGTTTCAGCTTTACAAACATTCCTCCTGCATATAAAGTGAGCACAGCTATAATTATagtttgtatgtttatttatttattattatttgtccaCGATAGAAAACATATAATGGTCACTGTTAGAAAATAAATCTAACTGTTAAGATCAACAATTAAATGGCCAGTTTGTCTTCAATAGTGACTGCTGCATTATCACACAGCATTAAGCTAAAAGCAGGCGCTCTGTAGCAGCACTGCAACTCTATGCAGCACAGACAGAAATAAACTCCAGAACCCACCTTTCATATAAAATTCAGATTAGCCTGATGTCGTTTGAGAGCGTCCACCTCTCAACTAATTCTGGTCACTGTGAAAAGCTTATGTCTTGcaaatatctaaaaaaaaaaataagtgccgttttgatatttgaaagttacattccatgttttcattttaaaataaaagactgCATATTTGTCTCAGATTAcagattttataaataatttcaaACATTTCCATCTAGTACAGACAGTATTAAAACATCAGctgcctgttttttttaaataattttcctttattaaaaaaagaaaaatcgaTTAAATACATAAGTGCTCCAGCATGGCACACAACGTTTTCACCGGGCTGCTTTTGAAGTGTGTGTCTTCCCCAGTATCCCTTTCAGAAACCTCAGTCTGGCTTTAACAGTCTTGTAGTGGTTGTATTCTGCCGCCATGGGCACCAAGTCTGCTTTCTGAAGTCTCCTTCATGGAAGAAAGGatggaaaacaaagaaaagatattGAAACACAACACTTGTTCACTCGTTATTGCCTTACTTCAATAGCTGTGTACGGTAATGTTTCAGACTGGACCTTTAAACTGGCTGTACATATGTAAACAATGAAGCCCCCCACTTCTCTTTAAATCTGTctgttctcctctttctctgactATGGGTGGGTTTCACACTGTCATATCCTTTGGCTGATGCTGTTtagtgaatgttttttttccttgttttgaGTTTCTTGACGTGTTTCCTGAAAACCAAACGTGACTGTTCAATAAAAAGCTAAGTCTGAAAGAGCTGCCTCCTTTCCTTAGTGTTTCTGGATTAGTTTATGGCTGGGGCAGATGTCCAATGTAATGAAGTGTGACGTAGAACCACAGCAAACGTAATGCTAAACAGCAACATGAAGATACATCTTCAGCAAAAAATTATTCATTTGTACAATGTAAAAATGAGCTATTATCACTTTATTAAGCTACTTATTAATTCCACCTTGAGTATACTGGAACATTCAACATAGTATAAGAgcaatatttaaagaaacactgggtAAGATTTGGATTTTtcgctcctggggctccccctagtgtatttctttataaaagcactgtactgaaatcaatgtggagagggaggggtggtttcctgcccTTCTCCACAAGTTACATAATACAGTTTCTTCAATgctaagcccagagtagcaatagCAGAGGCTCTATActcactattacaggtcagtgatgcatcacattgattttgaagctgttattgtaagataaaaatattacatagtgttcctttaaaaatggCTGTATCCCTAGCCGCAAGATAATAAACCAATAGAAAATAcacaatatgaaatatttttactAGGACATTTGAATATTTCTTGTTCATAAAAGATCTACAGTAGAAAAACGTGTGCACCTGCCAGTCTTTAAAAGCACTGTCTTTTCGTACTCTTTTAGGATCTTCCTcaagcgtctcttctctttccttGTTTCTTTTAGTTGCCTGAGGAGCTCTGTCCTAGAATCATACAAAGAAAGATACAAACCAAAGATCAAATGATTTAATATGTTGTGTTTTATTGATTCCGTCTTTAAGAGCCCAGGTGCTTTTTTGCATGCATTCCTCTGTGAACCTGATCCTCAGATCTGCAGTTATGACCATATAATCTGATTGGAGTCTTTGTACTAGTCTTAACTTGTACCAGTCTTAATCTGACCTAGCTACTTGGAAAGTGTCTTTAAAAACGTGGTATTTTCATTGTTAatttatctttcttttttttaaatagtactGTGAAGGCTGGTGTCAACAAATGAAACTAAACACtacatcttttcaaactgccactAACACAGCGTCACTGGAGATTAACATGCTTGGAGAACATTAAATGTCCAGTTCTCTTACGTTAGCTAACAGATGCCTACACTGGCATCATTTTGGATACAGAGggcacactcagagagagcgaggtCAATTGTGCTCAGATGGTGGATGCACTGCCGTTGATCAAACGTGCAATATCCTAAAGACAAGTTACAGTATATAAAGGCGctattccactgcatggtacctacgcAGCTCAGTTCTTCTCTGTTTTATGTCGTATTTTTCATTAGGGAAATCTGGATCCGGgtacttttttagtccctgctcactcGTGGTTCCAAGCATGACAAGTAGGTAGTAAACATGACGTGTAAACCGTGCAGAGTGTTGATTGGCCAGCCACAATGAGGCCTCCAGCATAAACTCAGCATTTGTAAAATCGGAATGCTTCAGCAGAGACCACATTTGTTCGTACCCATCCCACAAAAGCAGCAAGTAAAatgacacatttgttttttggaaAGTTTCGAATGCTCCTTGGATTTGTGGCTGATAAACTCCAGTGAGAGCTGCCATTGTGGATTCCAAAGCCACAATCTAGTTCCTGCTAGAGATGGTGTTTTGCAACATTACCAGCTACGTTTCGAGGGGAGCTATGTAAAGGGATAAACAATCAGGGACCAGGTCCCAAAAAGCAAGTAGAGCCGAGCTGAGCAGTGTCATATAGCACTGTAAATATCACATCAGTATGGATACAGTAATGGCGAAGCACTAGTGTTTGTACCTGTCGACAAATTGTGTATTTTCTGTCTGAGCTGGTCCCTGTTTGACCTCCTCCATCTGTGATGTGAAGGCAGGGTAATGTTCTGCTTGCATTGACACAGAAACCGTACTAAAAACTGGTTGCTGGCTACAGCCCTCATTCTTTTCCtgcatacacacgcacacacacacacacacacagattatggTCTGTTAGTCTTAGAATCCAACCAATGTCAGttcagtaatatatatattttaaaactttcCAAGGCTTTGAAAACAGAGTGTATATAGGAAGAGCagcatttcttttatttatttaaaataattaaaaaaatgttgtatGCAAAACTTTGGACATACAAAATGTATAAGAAATGAAATATccataaaaaattaataaattaacataaagatataataaTTTAGAGAGTCATAATATGTGTGAGTGCTCATGTGAGACATACACTGGCAGTGGTCGTCTGCGTGTTTGAGGTGTACAACGCATGCTTTACTGAACGATAGCGGTCGTAGAGTTCTCTCATcacactcctctcctctctggACTTCTGCagaacgaacacacacacacacggagctTATCACACAATTGCATCATACTCACAGTGTATCCCAGGCAGAGTGGATTCAGAGATGTTGGAAGATTGCACTCTGCTGACACACTCTAATGTACGTTTCATAAGTAATTGAACTGTCtgatgttgtgtttgtttaaccaCTCCCACCGGTCTGCCATGAAGACCCTCGTAGTAGAGAAGACACTTCTGCAGTGTTATCTTCTCCACAGCCAGGTGAGCCTGAGACATGTcctagacaaacacacacacactcagaaaataaCAGTAGAGAGATGCTCTATAACTAGACACGTgtcaaagtaattaaaaacatgcatcattTATCTGCTCTTCTCCATAAATGCAAATGTCAGCTAGAATGGTAGAAAGTACCGAAGGTTTGttctgtagagcagtggaaccaCATTCTCTGGAAAAGTGGAGCTAAAAgagaggcgtgtgtgtgtgtgtgtgtgtgtgtgtacctctacACATTCTGGAAGGTTCCGTTCCAATCGTTTGTCTTTAAGACGCTGTGTTAGTGTTTTCACTGTGTCCTCTAGTGCAGGTTTAGCCTGAGACACACTAAACCCCGGCTGGACAGCGGAGAAACTGCAAGACGTTTTCAATCTATCTTGAGCGGTATAAACTTCCAAAGATTCTGGCCAAAGTAGAACTGGGCTCTGCAGATGAATGGTACTCCATCTGATATCTTTGGAATGAGTCAGAGTGGTGACTGTGAACcagaatgcagtcaaatcctcacagaaatgttccaccaTCTGGTCTGAAGGGAAAAACTACCTaataatgttggatgagcaggtgtccacaaacatataGTGGCCTACTGTGTATGTAAAACAAGAAAAGAAGAGATGTGCAtgaggatgaagatgatgaaggGTTACCTCTGCTGCTGTGGATGATGTGTTCACAGCTGGGCTCTGTGTATATGACACCattgtgagcgtgtgtgtggttgctctgtgtgtgtacggATGGGTGACTGGATCCGGAGCTGTGCGGGTGTGTATTCCTGTGCTCAGAGACTGTTTTAACCAGTGTATCActgatttgagtgtgtgtgagactcagGCCATGTGTCTTTCTGGCCTTAGATTGTTGTCTGGTCTCAGGATGTGTGTTGTCTCtttggatatgtgtgtgtgctctgtgacAGTAtgcgttgttgttgttgtttttgtctggAGATGGGAGATCTCTATCAAGGAACTGGAGAGGTGGGCTCTGTAAAGAGAAAAATAGATAATTGAGTTGCAGAAACTCACAGTTAACTTTTatcatttcattaattaattctctGCTTTGACTGACAGTCTTGTATTGTCCCTAAAAGCAGTCCAGGCTTCAATGAGGACAAAACTGTAATCCTCAGGGCTGTACAAACACAACAAACGTCTTTTGAATGCAACAGTACCATGTCTCCACAGATTTTCCGTCCATGACCGTGCTGACACAGCTGCAGAATATGGCCCTGTCTCCCCCTCGCGCAGACTCTGCAGCCAGTtatagtgtttgtgtttaggtgtttttgttttgatttgtaaTCTTTAATGCAGCTTTACTGAAAAGTTTGTCTGTCG is a window of Hoplias malabaricus isolate fHopMal1 chromosome 1, fHopMal1.hap1, whole genome shotgun sequence DNA encoding:
- the phyhipla gene encoding phytanoyl-CoA 2-hydroxylase interacting protein-like a isoform X2, which produces MELPVPVNIRISNITCDSFKICWDMDPRTKEKITHYFIDLNKKENKNSNKFKHKDVPTKLVAKAVPLPMTVRGHWFLSPRTEYTVAVQTASKQSDGDYAVSEWSDIVEFCTADYSTVHLTQLLQKAEVIAGRMLPFTVFYRNQTQEYFDYCRNAQGGRMLPSVKDNSGSHGSPLSGKLEGIFFSCNTEFNTGQPPQDSPYGRYRFQIPAEELFGPDTRVYFGDFYCMYTAYHYVILVLAPRGSTGDVYCSERLPELDVTNNRFLTRVCGPDGRVEFRHAQDVILELIYTEPVELGQGSVAQISGHQLMSLSTINAKKDPSCKTCNISVGR
- the LOC136697559 gene encoding protein FAM13B-like, whose amino-acid sequence is MVEHFCEDLTAFWFTVTTLTHSKDIRWSTIHLQSPVLLWPESLEVYTAQDRLKTSCSFSAVQPGFSVSQAKPALEDTVKTLTQRLKDKRLERNLPECVEDMSQAHLAVEKITLQKCLLYYEGLHGRPKSREERSVMRELYDRYRSVKHALYTSNTQTTTASEKNEGCSQQPVFSTVSVSMQAEHYPAFTSQMEEVKQGPAQTENTQFVDRTELLRQLKETRKEKRRLRKILKEYEKTVLLKTGRRLQKADLVPMAAEYNHYKTVKARLRFLKGILGKTHTSKAAR